Proteins from a single region of Triticum urartu cultivar G1812 unplaced genomic scaffold, Tu2.1 TuUngrouped_contig_4571, whole genome shotgun sequence:
- the LOC125528014 gene encoding protein NONRESPONDING TO OXYLIPINS 2, mitochondrial-like — GRGLGLGSSLPSSSPARAARILRRSAVAGLETLLPLHTAVASARLKSCIAVDSTCWCSLSQGYALPL, encoded by the exons GGCCGCGGCCTCGGCCTCGGCTCCTCCCTGCCGTCTTCCTCCCCCGCACGAGCCGCCCGTATCCTCCGCAG GTCGGCGGTGGCGGGGCTGGAGACGCTGCTGCCCCTGCACACCGCGGTCGCGTCGGCGCGCCTTAAGTCCTGCATCGCCGTCGACTCCACCTGCTGGTGCTCCCTCTCCCAAG GATATGCTTTGCCTTTGTGA